The Camelina sativa cultivar DH55 chromosome 14, Cs, whole genome shotgun sequence genome includes a window with the following:
- the LOC104743921 gene encoding putative F-box protein At1g47765, whose amino-acid sequence MEQQKEKKRKVSKRQRSTQSQSFPRDLTSEILLTLPEKSVARFRCVSKLWLSITTDPYFINVFKNRYRGLSLLICFIEDDKLFVSSIPQHQHSLQNSKRSYSCSQPIYRYHMEFPEGQSNFPPTKSVQGLICFNVSATPIVWNPSTRQLLTLTKPRLSWNDIAIFLGYDPVEGIHKVMCIPLKRSSDVCRVLTLGSAQEQEPWRTVKTCHKHRSEYHTTSGRCIKGVVYYIAYVYHKRVWVIMSFDVRYEKFDMMQLPSENISRVMMTYEGRLACVENCVTKYGKLIRKHGTRLYILEDAKKHKWLSKVVLAPGACFDDRLKIYYQLNGYTHDGEFVYVSSTFDKKGYILFCDPLRNSFRRFELKGIAEGVLKSRMYALYAFPNHVESQITLK is encoded by the coding sequence ATGGAgcaacaaaaagagaagaagagaaaagtctCCAAAAGGCAAAGAAGTACACAATCACAATCCTTTCCTAGAGATCTAACCTCAGAGATACTCTTAACGCTGCCTGAGAAATCTGTTGCAAGGTTTCGTTGCGTGTCAAAGCTTTGGTTATCAATCACAACAGATCCATATTTCATTAACGTGTTCAAAAATCGGTACCGAGGGTTGAGTCTTTTAATTTGCTTCATTGAAGATGACAAGTTGTTTGTTTCCTCGATTCCGCAGCATCAGCATTCACTTCAGAATTCCAAAAGGTCTTACTCTTGTTCTCAGCCTATTTATCGTTATCATATGGAATTCCCAGAAGGGCAGAGTAACTTCCCTCCTACGAAATCTGTCCAGGGCTTGATCTGCTTTAATGTATCAGCAACGCCGATAGTTTGGAACCCTAGCACGAGACAGTTATTGACTTTAACCAAACCGAGATTGAGCTGGAATGACATTGCAATCTTTTTAGGATACGATCCGGTTGAAGGTATACACAAAGTAATGTGCATACCTCTTAAAAGAAGTTCTGATGTGTGTCGGGTGCTAACACTAGGATCAgctcaagaacaagaaccatGGAGAACGGTAAAAACTTGCCATAAGCATCGCTCTGAGTATCATACTACTTCTGGTCGATGCATCAAGGGGGTTGTATATTATATAGCCTATGTTTATCATAAGCGTGTTTGGGTTATAATGAGCTTTGATGTCAGATATGAAAAATTCGATATGATGCAATTACCATCAGAGAATATTAGTAGGGTCATGATGACTTATGAGGGGAGGCTAGCTTGTGTTGAAAATTGTGTCACGAAATATGGTAAACTCATCCGGAAGCATGGTACCAGATTGTACATTTTGGAAGACGCAAAGAAACACAAGTGGTTGAGTAAAGTTGTTCTTGCACCAGGTGCTTGCTTTGATGATAGATTGAAAATCTATTACCAACTAAACGGTTACACTCATGATGGTGAGTTTGTTTACGTATCATCCACGTTTGATAAGAagggttatattttattttgtgacccATTGAGAAACAGCTTTAGAAGATTCGAACTTAAAGGAATCGCGGAGGGAGTTTTAAAAAGCCGTATGTATGCGCTCTATGCTTTCCCGAATCACGTTGAGAGTCAAATAACTTTGAAATAA